The DNA segment TTAGTTGGGCTTCAAATAACTATTAACCTCATAAACACCATGCAAGGtggatgaatttttattttttaattcccatGTTATTTAAGGTAAAAAATTAAAGCACAGCTAAGTTCAAACCACTTGTTCTCAATAACTAAGAACTTATTTCCACCTAGGAGTAAAACAAGTATTTAGTTTGGCTGAGTTACCTGAGTCATCGGGTTACTGGAGATGTTTAATTCTTAGATATTCAAGTTTAATACATACCTGGCTGTCTTTGAAGAAACCCTTCAGAGTCTCCTGATGTTTCTGTGTCTGCTGCTGCAAGGCTGTCTGTCTCTGTACAAGCAATACTTCTTGGGCTTTCTGACTAAAATGCAGAACTTCTTTTTGTAGCTCCAATTGCTTCTGAAGTCCCCAGTTATCTTGCTGAGCAAAGATGGGCTGTGAAAAACTCAAAATTCTATCTTGAAGCCTTGGGCTTACAGAAGCACTAGAGGGAACTGCACATTCAATCTTGGCTGAATACAATTCACAAATGTTTTGAGATTTTACCTCAGCAAAGGGGAGTGGAATAAACGAATGTTCTCTTTCCTTGGGTAAAAACAAAGAGGGAGAAGGCTGCCCAGAAGCATCACCTTCAATCGGCTTTATCTGATTGCCTCTAAGCCGTTCTTCCTGGGCTTTTTCACTAAAATGCAGCACTTCGCCCTGCAAGCCCAACTGTGTGGACACGTGGTCTTGCTGAGGCAGAATAGCCTGGGATAAATGCAAAGGCCTCTCCTGAGATCTCAGAATCTCAGGATGACTTGGGGAAACAGCAAGGTCACTTCTGGCAGGAAAAGACTTTGGCATTCCTTCAGAGTCAGCAACAGGCAGTGCTATGTGGGATAAGGATGAAGAGGCACTGGTCTGCTCAGGTGAGACCCCTTTGTCCAATTTACTTAGTGTTTGCAAAAGGAATTCTTCTTGGACTTCCCTCTGTATATCTAACTGCCGTTGATAGGCCTTTAAATCACCATGGTGAGGTTGGAGAAAATGCTCAGGTGACTTTCCCTCAAGTGTATATTGTCTGGGCAAAACCAACTCTTTTTGGATTTTCTCACTACATGGAAGGGGGTTGGTCTGGGCATACAAATGTTCTTGTTGAAATGTGACTGGATAATCTTGTTGAGGCAAAACAGGCTGTGGTAAACCTAAAAGTCTATCAGGCAACCTTGGTATCTCAGAATGACCCGAGGAGACTATATTATCACTCTTAGTTGAACAAGGTTCTTGGATTCCACCAGCGTCACTAGGAGATAATGAAGCAAAAGGAGGCTGCATGACTTGGGGTAGGAAGGAGGAGGGGCCAACCTGCTCGGGAGACACTCTTCCCTTCCACTGACCCTGCTTGTGCAAAAGAAATTCTTGTTGAGCTCCCTGTCTAGACTGAATGATGGCTTCCCTCTGTGTAGCTAACTGTTCTTGGAGTGACTTCAGGTTATCTTGCCGAGGCTGGATAAGCTGTGATAACTTCCAAAGTCTATCCTGCAACGCTGGGATCTGAAAACGGCTTGAAGGAGTTCTACTCTCACTCTCTGCTGAAAGAGGTTCCCGAGACTCAGCAGAAGGCAACGGAGTGAGAGACAGCTGCCCTAACTGGGGTGTGAACGAGGGGCAAGTCTGTTCAGAAGACACATTCCCTTGGGATCTCTGGCTGAATTGAAGGGCCTCCTCTTCTCTGTCTAACCGTTCTTGCTGTCCTTCCAAATTACCTTGCAGTGATTGTGTATGTCGTGAAAATCCCAGAAGTCTTTCCTGAGATCTTGGGATCTTCCAGTGGCTCAAGGGAACAGTACTGTCACTCCTGAATGACATGTATTCCTGGCATCTTTCAGATTCAGCTCCCTGAGACAGAGATAAAGAGGTGCCGGTCTGTTCAGAAGGGAAAATTTTTTCTAATTCACTCTGTTTGTGTACAAATTCCTGAGTTTCTTGCTTATCGCCAAGTATTACCCTCTGAAGGTGTGACTGATTGTGGAGTGCCATTAAATTTTCCTGCTGTGGCAGACTATACTGTGGAAAACTAAGAGACGCATCCTGAAATGCTGGCATTACCAAATTACTTGAGGGAATAACACTATCCctctcagagaaataaaagttcTGAATTGTCCTAGGCTCAGTTTCAGCTGAAACTTGTGAAGCAAGTGAATGTTGAGTGACCACTGGCAGGAATGAAGAACTCATCTGCACAGACTTAGCGTCTTCCAAATCCCTTTGTTTACGTGAAAGTAATTCTGCTTGGGCTtcatgcctggcttggagagcaTCCCTCTGTGTAATCAGCTGTTCTTGGAGCAACTTCAAACAATCATGCAAAGGTTGGAACTGTTGTGGTAAACCTAAAGACCCATCCTGAGATGCGGGCATTTCAGTCTGGATTGAGAGACGCTCCTTCTCAGTCTTAGATGAATACTGGTCCTGGATTTTTCCAGACTGAGGACCAGCAGAAGGCAGTGAAGTAAATGTATGCTGAGCTACTTGAGGTGGGAGAGAAGAGGACCCAGTCTGTTCAGCCCATACTCTCCCATCCAACTCATTCTGTTTATGCACACATAATACTTCCTGGGCTTCCCGCCTAGCCTGAAGGCTGTCTGTCTGCATTTTTAACTGttcttgaaaaaattttaaattaagcctATCCTGAAGTTGTGGGACCCCAGGATGGCCTGAAGAAACTCCAGTCTCCTTCTtcgttggagaagattcctggaTTCTACTTGACTCAGCTTGGGCGGAAGGCAGTGAAGCAAACGAATTCAGAGGTACTAATGGAAGGAATATAGAAAGGCCAGTTTGCCCTTCCAACTCTTTCTGTTTACACAAAAGCAGTTGTTCCTGAGCTTCCTGTCTTGTCCGAAGAACTTCCTTCTGTAGGTCTAACTGTTCTTGGAGAGCCTTCAAATTACTCTGCTGGGCTATGATATTTTCTGAGAATGGCAAAGACTTATCCCGCATTTGGCCAGCTACAGAAACTACACCTTTGCTCGCAGTTGAAAAGCGTTGCTGGATTTCTCCAGACTCGACTTTAGTaggcagagaaataaaagaatgctCAGCTACCAATGGTAGGAATGAAGAAGGTTCAATTAACTTAGAAGACACACTTTTGTTGTTCTCTGAGAACACCTGCTGGGAGTCTAAACTTTGAAGAGCTGCTGCCCCAGATGTTTCAGCTCTTTCTCTAGCATCCTGCACTGTCAGTGGCTTATCATGGGATAAAGCCCTTGCAAGTGTTTGAGACTCTTTAGCAACCAATTTGTAGTCTCTCTGTTGTACTTCAGTCTGTGAGAGCTGCTTTCGGTGTTCTTGTGATTCCAAAGCTTGCTTGCCTAAAACATCTGAAGTGACTAATGCTTCAGTTGTTTCTACCAGTCTTTGTGGAAAGCAATTCTGTCTTGAAACCTGATAATCTTGCTCTAATCTGGAGACCTGTACAGGGGGTACAGGTTGTTTGTTAGGACTCAGCTTGGGTCTCTGACCTTGATCCTCCTGTTCTGATGGAACAGTGGGTCTTTCAGATGTTGGTGGTGGCACTGATGTAACAGAAGCAGGTATCATTGGGGTAGCTGACAGGGATGGGTACTTTCCTCTTAACATTGTCTGATATTCGAGTAATCGCTTCCTGGCTGTTTCAACAGACTGCTTGTGAAACctacccaaaacaaacaaacattactCTTTTttgatgaaaacagaaacaacctACATTCTCAAGTATTTATACATTACATTCAATCTAGGAGTGGCCACAATCAAGGCAGAAATGGAACAATGCTATTAACATTGCCCTTTGAGAAATCTACATGCTGTAGTTCTAAAGGGAATCCTGGTAAGATCTTCATATAAACCAAATAATAAACCCTGAAAATGTAGCCACGCAGTATCACATAAGAACTGTACCCTAATTAATACCTGTTTTGCTGTAATAGCTGTTGTTGATAAATATGAATCATCTGTCTGTGCCTATCTTCATCAGAACGTATGGTGTATGATGCTGGAGCAGTGCTGACCTAGTAAAAGACAAGGCTACTAATCAAAAGGCAAATACAGAAACAGGTACTAAAGTATTTTACGTAAACTGAAGTTCTGTAATTGTAAACTTCCatatagcctttttttttaaataaaaaacactggCACTTCCACTGTTGAGAAATGAAGTAATCTATCACTCTTGCTTAGTGTCAAGGAAGTTCAAGAGTTCAACATACATATTGCATACAACTCATGGTCATTGTATTAGCACTGTctagaaactgaaagatgaaagtCATCAGGTTTGTATAagcttatttatatatatatacatacacacatatatacatatatatcaatcaggtttgtataaacatatatatataattttaaaagataatcaaaCACAAATTAGAAAGGCGTTTTACTTTTCTGAACACTAAGACTGACTGTTCTTATCCTCCAACAGTCTACATAGGAATGAGATTTCCTGCATCCTACCCCA comes from the Odocoileus virginianus isolate 20LAN1187 ecotype Illinois chromosome 28, Ovbor_1.2, whole genome shotgun sequence genome and includes:
- the CEP295 gene encoding centrosomal protein of 295 kDa isoform X6, with amino-acid sequence MEQSEKAHARGFQAMKKIHLAQNQEKLMKELQQLQHEDLARRRLMVARMPPQLVELPYKRSEMKEDWQRELEFAFEDMYNADRKVKGNLILHLEPEPLPAVIDQIQDEELDLSMEHESLGETENIPMTEAETVHSSEADVPSAVKTHQIPSKILFKKLLSKIRSQKSLWTIKSMSEEESEMITTVSEAESKALTVESGATVSEDRTLSSGQEQVVESDMLTVDSGPLTSEDKPPSFSTDSEKEQEMKTTQPIIAVAPSSVLLHPQEEAVRIRMAARQKQIMEIEEQKQKQLELLEQIEQQKLRLETDCFRAQLEEEKRKKTQQTGVSTAPASYTIRSDEDRHRQMIHIYQQQLLQQNRFHKQSVETARKRLLEYQTMLRGKYPSLSATPMIPASVTSVPPPTSERPTVPSEQEDQGQRPKLSPNKQPVPPVQVSRLEQDYQVSRQNCFPQRLVETTEALVTSDVLGKQALESQEHRKQLSQTEVQQRDYKLVAKESQTLARALSHDKPLTVQDARERAETSGAAALQSLDSQQVFSENNKSVSSKLIEPSSFLPLVAEHSFISLPTKVESGEIQQRFSTASKGVVSVAGQMRDKSLPFSENIIAQQSNLKALQEQLDLQKEVLRTRQEAQEQLLLCKQKELEGQTGLSIFLPLVPLNSFASLPSAQAESSRIQESSPTKKETGVSSGHPGVPQLQDRLNLKFFQEQLKMQTDSLQARREAQEVLCVHKQNELDGRVWAEQTGSSSLPPQVAQHTFTSLPSAGPQSGKIQDQYSSKTEKERLSIQTEMPASQDGSLGLPQQFQPLHDCLKLLQEQLITQRDALQARHEAQAELLSRKQRDLEDAKSVQMSSSFLPVVTQHSLASQVSAETEPRTIQNFYFSERDSVIPSSNLVMPAFQDASLSFPQYSLPQQENLMALHNQSHLQRVILGDKQETQEFVHKQSELEKIFPSEQTGTSLSLSQGAESERCQEYMSFRSDSTVPLSHWKIPRSQERLLGFSRHTQSLQGNLEGQQERLDREEEALQFSQRSQGNVSSEQTCPSFTPQLGQLSLTPLPSAESREPLSAESESRTPSSRFQIPALQDRLWKLSQLIQPRQDNLKSLQEQLATQREAIIQSRQGAQQEFLLHKQGQWKGRVSPEQVGPSSFLPQVMQPPFASLSPSDAGGIQEPCSTKSDNIVSSGHSEIPRLPDRLLGLPQPVLPQQDYPVTFQQEHLYAQTNPLPCSEKIQKELVLPRQYTLEGKSPEHFLQPHHGDLKAYQRQLDIQREVQEEFLLQTLSKLDKGVSPEQTSASSSLSHIALPVADSEGMPKSFPARSDLAVSPSHPEILRSQERPLHLSQAILPQQDHVSTQLGLQGEVLHFSEKAQEERLRGNQIKPIEGDASGQPSPSLFLPKEREHSFIPLPFAEVKSQNICELYSAKIECAVPSSASVSPRLQDRILSFSQPIFAQQDNWGLQKQLELQKEVLHFSQKAQEVLLVQRQTALQQQTQKHQETLKGFFKDSQESKPTVEDDFETQTLREWLPHLHDQENIGPADRSNCDDHQLLSEGSNAKQSGVRQDKELSRKSSKPPVARVRGGLDLNQHELSAIQEVESPTSGRTSLLGKPDFCQDRDPLRVSISREQSFLGSPLDHDPFGHLRPVAQENICGDDSDKAVKAKEAVVENHAVLSYAVEREGHMYLNPNVKSDVKAETQEVYHEPLSSITVSTGSFLSYENIDLSLTEPESVPEHVDHREQEPPASKGEETNVLSSRVPSTQDTYQRQDSRDVRKPLPCAVETVTSGQTHIQQMRDRYITEANLMAENTDFRVDFDFPELEHSFPNLHHQLFKPLEPHPDFDLFSSFSGISQDSKDFNQRSGSSCESLHATPSPRSVASFTTLRRASLHSSNTSLNQQPDPNMACDAAQSFAAEDIEGSEQSFRQLQPEYSSQEGSQHADLPSIFSIEARASSQGVENQNCSSEQNELLQNQQKSVHFQLSVGNLQSLVFNSSGEANVFHQLNLQHITPCGSTSSEWSIKDQPEGRKERLGFEKLSERLDTVLQGQGFTDDKKETCDLNPHIEEIDSHLCVRTVEMGTSIQIPYSLTVQNEKCLQDSTMAGIPTIIGNPSQLAQSELFVNSGSFSLQRSIPVWETESGHGIMEEPELTLTSTSDVSIAEMDFANLTLEEKRENEAKSCFQVSEFLPLVSETENSDYPAMSEHPLEKPTVCAETFSRCTAAPESLQEAFIKRKKAFIERSSQRQKEIKDKVHASGNSQTKTIMEKTTGSFVSHLKGMRQVKVSLPEDKKTAQPHTHQRALGLYLPLAEMKKQKEEKAKQDVHAQSRARTKEFHKVSSIPCIPPSFHV
- the CEP295 gene encoding centrosomal protein of 295 kDa isoform X7, coding for MTEVTAARKWPPRSRPKGCSEAAVGRAAGPSVSEPRFLRSGSRLPEPSYLKYYMKMKRKGVNACKLRLSPNEEAFILKEDYERRRKLRLLQVREQERDIALQIREDIKQRRNQQFTRLAEELRTEWEESQTQKIKNLEKLYLASLRNMGEGHQQAKENEPDLNALAHRAAERKKKAEMRHKEALKVQKNQKEMLMKQKTWHIKARKEALLVEKERSAKIASLPPPPPALFENVEVKKTNVKTNSSTYHHLCTFVSREVDTKQPDPHLAAEEEAKRLEELQKQAAQEKMEQSEKAHARGFQAMKKIHLAQNQEKLMKELQQLQHEDLARRRLMVARMPPQLVELPYKRSEMKEDWQRELEFAFEDMYNADRKVKGNLILHLEPEPLPAVIDQIQDEELDLSMEHESLGETENIPMTEAETVHSSEADVPSAVKTHQIPSKILFKKLLSKIRSQKSLWTIKSMSEEESEMITTVSEAESKALTVESGATVSEDRTLSSGQEQVVESDMLTVDSGPLTSEDKPPSFSTDSEKEQEMKTTQPIIAVAPSSVLLHPQEEAVRIRMAARQKQIMEIEEQKQKQLELLEQIEQQKLRLETDCFRAQLEEEKRKKTQQTGVSTAPASYTIRSDEDRHRQMIHIYQQQLLQQNRFHKQSVETARKRLLEYQTMLRGKYPSLSATPMIPASVTSVPPPTSERPTVPSEQEDQGQRPKLSPNKQPVPPVQVSRLEQDYQVSRQNCFPQRLVETTEALVTSDVLGKQALESQEHRKQLSQTEVQQRDYKLVAKESQTLARALSHDKPLTVQDARERAETSGAAALQSLDSQQVFSENNKSVSSKLIEPSSFLPLVAEHSFISLPTKVESGEIQQRFSTASKGVVSVAGQMRDKSLPFSENIIAQQSNLKALQEQLDLQKEVLRTRQEAQEQLLLCKQKELEGQTGLSIFLPLVPLNSFASLPSAQAESSRIQESSPTKKETGVSSGHPGVPQLQDRLNLKFFQEQLKMQTDSLQARREAQEVLCVHKQNELDGRVWAEQTGSSSLPPQVAQHTFTSLPSAGPQSGKIQDQYSSKTEKERLSIQTEMPASQDGSLGLPQQFQPLHDCLKLLQEQLITQRDALQARHEAQAELLSRKQRDLEDAKSVQMSSSFLPVVTQHSLASQVSAETEPRTIQNFYFSERDSVIPSSNLVMPAFQDASLSFPQYSLPQQENLMALHNQSHLQRVILGDKQETQEFVHKQSELEKIFPSEQTGTSLSLSQGAESERCQEYMSFRSDSTVPLSHWKIPRSQERLLGFSRHTQSLQGNLEGQQERLDREEEALQFSQRSQGNVSSEQTCPSFTPQLGQLSLTPLPSAESREPLSAESESRTPSSRFQIPALQDRLWKLSQLIQPRQDNLKSLQEQLATQREAIIQSRQGAQQEFLLHKQGQWKGRVSPEQVGPSSFLPQVMQPPFASLSPSDAGGIQEPCSTKSDNIVSSGHSEIPRLPDRLLGLPQPVLPQQDYPVTFQQEHLYAQTNPLPCSEKIQKELVLPRQYTLEGKSPEHFLQPHHGDLKAYQRQLDIQREVQEEFLLQTLSKLDKGVSPEQTSASSSLSHIALPVADSEGMPKSFPARSDLAVSPSHPEILRSQERPLHLSQAILPQQDHVSTQLGLQGEVLHFSEKAQEERLRGNQIKPIEGDASGQPSPSLFLPKEREHSFIPLPFAEVKSQNICELYSAKIECAVPSSASVSPRLQDRILSFSQPIFAQQDNWGLQKQLELQKEVLHFSQKAQEVLLVQRQTALQQQTQKHQETLKGFFKDSQESKPTVEDDFETQTLREWLPHLHDQENIGPADRSNCDDHQLLSEGSNAKQSGVRQDKELSRKSSKPPVARVRGGLDLNQHELSAIQEVESPTSGRTSLLGKPDFCQDRDPLRVSISREQSFLGSPLDHDPFGHLRPVAQENICGDDSDKAVKAKEAVVENHAVLSYAVEREGHMYLNPNVKSDVKAETQEVYHEPLSSITVSTGSFLSYENIDLSLTEPESVPEHVDHREQEPPASKGEETNVLSSRVPSTQDTYQRQDSRDVRKPLPCAVETVTSGQTHIQQMRDRYITEANLMAENTDFRVDFDFPELEHSFPNLHHQLFKPLEPHPDFDLFSSFSGISQDSKDFNQRSGSSCESLHATPSPRSVASFTTLRRASLHSSNTSLNQQPDPNMACDAAQSFAAEDIEGSEQSFRQLQPEYSSQEGSQHADLPSIFSIEARASSQGVENQNCSSEQNELLQNQQKSVHFQLSVGNLQSLVFNSSGNRIWPWYNGRTRTYIDKHQ